From the genome of Maribacter algicola, one region includes:
- a CDS encoding AAA family ATPase, protein MDFKRIVITGAPGTGKTSVIRSLENSGYYCFHEIIRTMTLEAKKNQEPNIILSNPIDFVDDSLSFNRALLQGRLNHFKEAENVERELLFYDRGMPDVLAYMDYFGQAYDTAFKDACKNNRYDQVFILPPWEEIYVQDNERLESYPQAVDLHIHLEETYRSLEYDILEVPFGSVAERLNFILKRTKG, encoded by the coding sequence TTGGACTTCAAAAGGATTGTTATAACAGGCGCCCCTGGCACTGGAAAAACTTCGGTAATAAGATCTTTGGAAAATTCAGGGTACTATTGTTTCCATGAAATTATTCGAACCATGACCCTTGAGGCAAAAAAAAATCAAGAACCAAATATAATTCTTAGCAATCCCATTGATTTTGTGGACGATTCACTTTCCTTTAACCGCGCTCTTTTACAAGGTAGATTGAACCATTTTAAAGAAGCCGAAAACGTAGAAAGGGAACTACTTTTTTATGATCGAGGAATGCCGGATGTCCTAGCCTATATGGATTATTTTGGACAGGCCTATGACACGGCGTTTAAGGATGCTTGCAAAAACAATCGGTATGACCAAGTGTTCATCCTACCCCCATGGGAAGAAATCTATGTACAAGACAATGAACGGTTAGAGAGCTACCCCCAAGCTGTAGACTTACACATCCATCTTGAGGAGACCTATCGCTCCTTGGAATATGATATTCTAGAAGTGCCTTTTGGAAGCGTAGCGGAACGATTGAATTTTATATTAAAACGGACAAAGGGATAA
- a CDS encoding DUF4290 domain-containing protein, with amino-acid sequence MDLVNNLEYNTERPQLIIPEYGRHFQKMVDYAVSIEDTAERNRVANSIISVMGNLQPHLRDVPDFQHKLWDQLFIMSDFKLDVESPFPITSKEMLQKRPEPLDYPQNFPKYRFYGNNIKRMIDVAVQWEKGDKRSGLEYAIANHMKKCYLNWNKEVVDDTAIFNHLYELSNGEIDLAAKGENLTDSGQFLKNKVAKTPRSNAGKKNRTNNRGKKRY; translated from the coding sequence TTGGATTTAGTAAATAACCTCGAATACAATACAGAGCGTCCCCAATTGATTATTCCTGAATATGGTAGGCATTTTCAAAAAATGGTGGATTATGCCGTAAGTATTGAAGATACGGCCGAGCGTAATCGCGTGGCGAACTCAATTATCAGTGTTATGGGCAACTTACAGCCCCATTTGCGCGACGTACCGGACTTCCAACATAAACTGTGGGACCAGCTATTTATCATGTCCGATTTTAAACTGGACGTGGAATCACCTTTTCCCATTACATCAAAGGAAATGCTACAGAAGCGCCCTGAACCTTTGGACTATCCACAAAACTTTCCCAAATACCGATTCTATGGGAACAATATCAAACGTATGATCGATGTTGCCGTTCAGTGGGAAAAAGGGGATAAGCGTTCCGGTTTGGAATATGCTATCGCCAATCATATGAAAAAGTGCTACCTCAACTGGAATAAGGAAGTTGTGGACGATACCGCCATATTCAATCATTTGTATGAGCTCAGCAATGGCGAGATAGATCTTGCCGCTAAAGGCGAAAACCTTACGGACAGTGGGCAATTCCTTAAGAACAAGGTCGCTAAAACTCCTAGGTCAAACGCCGGTAAAAAGAATAGAACTAATAATCGCGGTAAAAAACGCTACTAA
- a CDS encoding DUF493 family protein: protein MAEKNSDAFYSKLKDQLTATSSWPSNYLYKFIVLSDQEKIKAIHKIFDNMGAVIESKKSKKGKYTSVSITVNLKNPDEVIAKYKEVGAIEGVISL, encoded by the coding sequence ATGGCGGAAAAGAATTCTGATGCGTTTTACAGTAAATTAAAAGATCAGTTAACGGCCACAAGTTCATGGCCTTCCAATTACCTGTATAAGTTCATTGTGTTGTCAGACCAAGAAAAAATTAAGGCCATCCACAAAATATTCGATAATATGGGGGCGGTAATCGAATCCAAAAAGTCCAAGAAAGGAAAATATACTAGTGTGTCGATTACGGTTAACTTAAAGAACCCAGATGAAGTCATAGCCAAATACAAGGAAGTAGGTGCCATAGAGGGTGTAATCTCGTTGTAA